One Prevotella intermedia ATCC 25611 = DSM 20706 DNA window includes the following coding sequences:
- a CDS encoding outer membrane beta-barrel family protein, with amino-acid sequence MKKLYAIVTALVLFSTVAKAQQTIRGWIADEQRLPIEYANVIALSVRDSSLVTGAVTDKAGAFQLSVSADAQVFLRVLGVGYERRNVSLPLAADTLQLKAEAKAMEGVTVTAQRPKMAIRNDALVTTIVGSSLAKAGSGNDVLKRIPLLTGKEGSYSVVGRGVAVIYINNRKITDATEIERLNSSDIKDVEVITNPGARYDATVSAVIRIHTVRKVGDGFGFDARTSAYYWENWDTYNQLNMYYRRNGLELTAGSAYNLSNNLTRLATTNEVQTTNLWTNKWISDFSSRNTYNNYMLTAAYEFNTNHAIGARFFSNLLVGANYEHGKFSTDVIKNNVLYDHIESQIQNRSTAIPNKSLSAYYVGKVGKLNIDFNTDYYYGEETELRTTTEQSANYDNRTVTSAGTHANKFFATKLVLSHPLFGGSLSVGNENTFTNHEQSYTNQEGIVANAASTIKERNNAFFFEYSRLTPIGQLMAGLRYEHVNSDYYDQGVYSTEHSRTYNQWFPSLTFATQIKKVGLQLSYSVKTSRPSYNQLGTDVLYINRFTRQSGNPTLKPETLHNITLVSSWNWLTFVANYTQTHNKIMYWNEQESTDENITNLRYRNFKRFPALTLSLTAAPTIGIWSPQLTLFCQKQWFDIERLGSKFDLNKPIWGIKWNNSFEFRHDWTAEAFLQINSKGITENTELIRSTSAFNFSVRKAFLNDRLSVTVGVNDLFNRSANQSLLYTNNLSIEIKQEFDSRDFYVTLRYKFNTARSKYKGTGAGQSERNRF; translated from the coding sequence ATGAAGAAATTGTATGCCATCGTTACAGCCTTGGTATTGTTTTCTACCGTTGCAAAGGCGCAGCAGACCATTCGTGGGTGGATAGCCGACGAGCAGCGTTTGCCTATCGAGTATGCCAATGTTATTGCGCTTTCCGTGCGCGACTCTTCGCTCGTTACGGGCGCAGTAACCGATAAGGCAGGAGCGTTTCAGCTCTCTGTGTCTGCCGACGCACAGGTGTTTCTGCGCGTTTTGGGTGTAGGCTACGAACGGCGCAACGTTTCTTTGCCCCTCGCTGCTGATACTTTGCAGCTGAAAGCTGAGGCAAAAGCAATGGAAGGCGTAACCGTTACGGCGCAACGCCCCAAGATGGCGATACGAAATGACGCTCTTGTTACGACGATTGTTGGTTCGTCGCTGGCAAAAGCAGGCTCGGGCAACGACGTTCTCAAGCGTATTCCGTTGCTGACGGGCAAGGAAGGCAGCTATTCGGTCGTCGGACGTGGTGTAGCAGTTATCTATATAAACAACAGAAAGATAACCGACGCAACCGAAATAGAGCGTCTTAACTCGTCGGACATTAAGGACGTCGAGGTGATAACTAATCCAGGGGCTCGCTACGATGCCACGGTGAGTGCCGTTATCCGCATTCACACGGTGCGAAAGGTAGGCGACGGCTTTGGTTTCGATGCACGCACGTCGGCTTATTATTGGGAAAACTGGGACACTTACAATCAGCTCAATATGTATTATCGCCGCAATGGTTTGGAGCTGACGGCTGGTTCGGCTTATAATCTTAGCAATAACTTAACTAGGCTAGCCACTACCAACGAGGTGCAGACAACCAATTTGTGGACAAACAAATGGATAAGCGATTTTAGTTCTCGCAATACATATAATAACTACATGCTTACGGCAGCTTATGAGTTTAATACTAACCATGCCATTGGTGCACGTTTCTTCTCCAATTTGCTTGTTGGGGCAAATTACGAACACGGTAAATTCTCTACTGATGTAATTAAAAACAATGTGCTCTACGACCATATAGAATCGCAAATACAAAACAGAAGCACTGCTATTCCTAATAAAAGCCTTTCTGCTTACTACGTTGGAAAGGTGGGAAAACTGAACATCGACTTCAATACCGATTACTATTATGGAGAAGAGACCGAACTTCGCACAACGACAGAGCAAAGTGCCAACTACGATAATCGCACAGTAACATCTGCAGGAACGCACGCAAACAAGTTCTTTGCAACCAAGCTGGTGCTCTCTCACCCACTGTTTGGCGGCAGCTTATCGGTTGGAAACGAGAACACTTTTACCAATCACGAACAGAGTTACACTAACCAAGAAGGCATTGTAGCCAATGCTGCATCGACCATTAAGGAGCGCAACAACGCTTTCTTCTTCGAGTATAGCCGTCTCACACCTATCGGACAGCTTATGGCAGGACTGCGTTACGAGCACGTAAATTCCGATTATTACGACCAAGGAGTGTACAGCACGGAACACAGCCGCACCTACAACCAATGGTTTCCGTCGCTTACTTTCGCAACACAAATAAAGAAAGTAGGCTTGCAACTCTCTTATTCGGTAAAGACATCGCGCCCTTCTTACAATCAGTTGGGTACAGACGTGTTGTACATAAACCGCTTTACGCGTCAGAGTGGTAACCCTACGCTGAAGCCAGAAACACTACACAACATTACGCTTGTGAGTAGTTGGAACTGGCTTACTTTTGTGGCCAACTACACACAGACACACAACAAAATTATGTATTGGAACGAACAAGAAAGCACTGATGAAAATATAACCAACCTACGTTACCGCAATTTCAAAAGGTTTCCTGCCTTAACACTGAGCCTTACCGCTGCACCAACAATTGGTATATGGTCGCCTCAACTTACATTATTCTGCCAAAAGCAATGGTTCGACATAGAACGTTTGGGCAGCAAGTTCGATTTAAACAAGCCAATATGGGGAATAAAGTGGAATAATTCGTTTGAATTCAGGCACGATTGGACAGCAGAAGCATTCTTGCAAATCAATTCAAAAGGTATAACAGAGAACACTGAACTTATCAGAAGCACCTCCGCATTCAACTTCTCGGTACGAAAAGCATTCTTGAACGACCGCCTTTCTGTTACTGTAGGCGTAAACGACCTCTTCAATCGCTCTGCCAATCAATCGTTGCTTTATACGAATAACTTAAGCATAGAAATAAAACAAGAATTCGATAGCCGAGATTTCTATGTTACTTTGCGCTATAAATTCAATACAGCACGTAGTAAATATAAAGGAACAGGAGCAGGACAGAGCGAGCGTAATCGTTTCTAA
- a CDS encoding YkvA family protein, with translation MEIPDLSKYKEKFTKNEFIEKIQRIAKRAGAKLVYAALILYYSVESDKVSIKDKAIIIGALGYLIAPLDLVPDAIPLAGLGDDLTVLVYVLQKIWGNIDDDVKQKAKDKLSQWFDEDEMKATENLFSDKAEDQPV, from the coding sequence ATGGAAATTCCAGATTTAAGCAAATACAAAGAGAAGTTCACAAAGAACGAATTTATTGAGAAAATACAACGCATAGCCAAACGAGCAGGAGCAAAATTGGTTTATGCTGCATTGATATTGTACTACTCTGTTGAAAGCGACAAGGTGTCAATCAAGGACAAAGCCATCATCATCGGGGCACTGGGCTACCTCATAGCACCGCTCGACCTTGTTCCCGATGCCATTCCGCTCGCTGGATTGGGCGACGACCTCACCGTACTTGTATATGTGTTGCAAAAAATATGGGGCAACATAGACGATGATGTGAAGCAGAAAGCGAAGGACAAACTGTCGCAATGGTTCGACGAAGACGAAATGAAGGCTACCGAGAACCTGTTTTCCGACAAGGCGGAAGACCAGCCCGTGTAA
- a CDS encoding FeoB-associated Cys-rich membrane protein has translation MVQYIIVGIVLALAVAYVVRMLIRTIKVSRNACGGCKGCAIREQMMRKNNIRTQGKVNSYCNS, from the coding sequence ATGGTACAGTACATCATCGTTGGCATTGTTTTAGCATTGGCGGTAGCTTACGTTGTCCGTATGCTAATCAGAACCATAAAAGTATCGAGAAACGCCTGCGGAGGGTGCAAAGGCTGCGCCATTCGTGAGCAAATGATGCGTAAAAACAACATACGAACACAAGGGAAAGTAAATTCTTATTGCAATAGTTGA
- a CDS encoding peptidylprolyl isomerase has protein sequence MENKTHKFISASYELYSIEYGNEVLIEKTEENRPLTFYTGCEMALPEFEKIAMETAAGNDFAFDLAKGQAYGDYKEENVLDLEKAVFSHEGEFDSSNVYVGAMIPLQNQEGQRFMARVIDITEDKVKVDLNHPLAGKELKFKGHIIENREASEEEVKEFFEKLNSHHCGGNCGCHGDGEGNGEGHCGCHGEGEGHGEGHCGCHGEGEGHGGGHCGCHNKD, from the coding sequence ATGGAAAATAAAACACATAAATTCATTTCTGCAAGCTACGAATTGTATAGCATTGAATACGGAAACGAAGTTTTGATAGAAAAAACAGAAGAAAACAGACCCTTGACGTTCTACACAGGCTGCGAAATGGCATTGCCAGAGTTTGAGAAAATAGCAATGGAAACCGCTGCAGGCAACGACTTTGCTTTCGATTTGGCAAAGGGACAGGCTTACGGCGACTACAAGGAAGAAAACGTTTTAGACCTTGAAAAGGCTGTATTCTCGCACGAAGGAGAGTTCGACAGCAGCAACGTGTACGTTGGCGCAATGATTCCTTTACAGAACCAAGAGGGACAACGCTTTATGGCACGCGTTATCGACATAACGGAAGACAAGGTGAAAGTAGACCTCAACCACCCATTGGCAGGCAAGGAACTCAAGTTTAAAGGACACATAATAGAAAACCGTGAAGCAAGCGAAGAGGAAGTAAAAGAATTCTTTGAAAAGCTTAACAGCCACCACTGTGGCGGAAATTGCGGTTGCCACGGTGATGGCGAAGGAAATGGAGAGGGTCATTGCGGTTGCCACGGAGAAGGTGAAGGGCACGGAGAAGGACACTGCGGCTGCCACGGAGAAGGCGAAGGACACGGAGGCGGACACTGCGGTTGCCACAACAAGGACTAA
- the aroC gene encoding chorismate synthase — MPNAIGTLYTLTTFGESHGAAIGGIVDGMPSGIDIDLDFIQNELNRRRPGQSKITTDRKETDEVELLSGVFEGKSTGTPIGFIVRNKNQQTKDYDDIRNLFRPSHADYTYYKKYGIRDYRGGGRSSARITLARVVAGALAKLVLRKHNISIQAYTSQVGNIAVDKDYRKYDLSQAENNAVRCPDEAKAKEMESLIAEVKSEGDTIGGVITCVVKGCPVGLGEPEFGKLHALLGAAMLSINAAKGFEYGEGFDGSTWRGSEQNDGFATAAENENDDIAIRTNHSGGIQGGISNGEDIYFRVAFKPVATLLMEQKTVDIAGNEQTIDPRGRHDPCVLPRAVPIVESMAAMTILDALLVYNSKRM, encoded by the coding sequence ATGCCCAACGCAATTGGCACACTCTATACACTGACCACCTTTGGCGAAAGCCATGGCGCAGCGATAGGCGGCATAGTTGATGGTATGCCGTCGGGCATAGATATTGACCTCGATTTTATTCAGAACGAACTGAACAGACGCCGACCGGGACAAAGCAAAATTACCACCGACAGGAAAGAAACCGACGAGGTGGAACTGCTGAGTGGAGTGTTTGAAGGCAAATCGACAGGTACGCCGATAGGCTTCATCGTAAGAAACAAGAACCAGCAAACAAAGGATTACGACGATATTCGCAACCTTTTCAGACCATCGCACGCCGACTACACCTATTATAAGAAATACGGCATACGCGACTATCGCGGAGGCGGAAGGTCTTCGGCACGCATCACGCTTGCAAGAGTAGTGGCAGGTGCATTGGCAAAACTTGTGCTGCGAAAACACAACATAAGCATTCAAGCCTACACATCGCAGGTGGGCAATATTGCCGTAGACAAGGATTACAGGAAGTACGACTTATCGCAGGCAGAGAACAACGCCGTGAGATGCCCCGACGAAGCGAAGGCAAAGGAAATGGAAAGCCTGATTGCAGAAGTGAAAAGTGAGGGCGACACCATTGGCGGAGTGATAACCTGCGTGGTGAAAGGGTGTCCCGTAGGATTGGGCGAGCCCGAGTTTGGCAAGTTACACGCACTATTGGGTGCGGCAATGCTAAGTATAAATGCGGCAAAAGGCTTTGAATACGGCGAAGGTTTCGACGGAAGCACGTGGCGGGGAAGTGAGCAAAACGACGGTTTTGCAACGGCAGCAGAAAACGAAAACGACGATATTGCAATACGAACCAACCACAGCGGAGGAATACAAGGTGGAATAAGCAACGGCGAAGATATATACTTCAGAGTTGCATTCAAGCCAGTAGCAACCTTACTGATGGAACAGAAAACAGTGGATATTGCTGGAAATGAACAGACAATAGACCCACGCGGAAGACACGACCCTTGCGTTCTGCCACGGGCAGTGCCCATCGTAGAATCGATGGCAGCAATGACAATATTGGACGCATTATTAGTCTATAATTCCAAAAGAATGTAA